A stretch of Heliomicrobium undosum DNA encodes these proteins:
- the xseB gene encoding exodeoxyribonuclease VII small subunit produces the protein MANGKANPNLTYEAAIGRLEEVVRSLETGDAPLDESLKLFQEGIGLVRHCHSQLDAYEAKVQRLIDTPDGATVVEERFEEGE, from the coding sequence GTGGCAAATGGGAAAGCAAACCCAAATCTGACCTACGAAGCGGCCATCGGTCGCCTCGAAGAGGTGGTGCGGTCGCTGGAAACGGGCGATGCGCCCTTGGATGAATCCTTAAAGCTGTTTCAGGAGGGCATCGGCCTGGTCCGTCACTGCCATTCCCAGTTGGACGCCTACGAGGCCAAGGTGCAGCGGCTGATCGATACCCCTGACGGCGCGACCGTCGTCGAAGA
- a CDS encoding sulfide/dihydroorotate dehydrogenase-like FAD/NAD-binding protein, with product MYPIVRKEILSASVKLFDLKAPLVAAKAKAGQFFILRSDEKGERIPLTIADFDREQGTITAIFQEIGAGTRLLGQLEAGDAVLDVVGPLGVPSEIERFDGPVVVVGGGVGIAPIYPIARALKEAGNRVVSIIGARNKELLFWEEKMAAVSDELIVCTDDGSYGRKGFVTDALKDFYEANKDLQRVWAIGPMPMMRAIANTTRPMGVHTIVSMNPLMMDGTGMCGACRVLVGGETKFACVDGPEFDGHLVDFDLALKRLTIYRDEEKRALAALEHHHEGGRCGCH from the coding sequence ATGTACCCGATCGTGCGGAAAGAGATCCTTTCCGCCAGTGTCAAGCTTTTCGATCTGAAAGCTCCGCTGGTGGCGGCCAAAGCCAAGGCCGGACAGTTTTTTATTCTTCGCTCCGATGAGAAAGGTGAGCGCATCCCGCTGACCATCGCCGACTTTGACCGGGAGCAGGGGACGATCACGGCCATCTTCCAGGAGATCGGCGCGGGCACCCGCCTGCTCGGCCAGTTGGAAGCAGGGGACGCGGTCCTCGATGTGGTCGGTCCACTCGGTGTGCCTTCCGAGATTGAGCGCTTTGACGGTCCTGTCGTGGTCGTCGGCGGCGGCGTCGGCATCGCTCCCATTTATCCCATCGCCCGTGCCCTGAAGGAGGCGGGCAACCGTGTCGTCTCCATCATCGGCGCCCGCAACAAGGAACTGCTCTTCTGGGAAGAAAAGATGGCTGCTGTCAGCGACGAGTTGATCGTCTGCACCGATGACGGATCTTATGGCCGCAAGGGCTTTGTCACCGACGCCCTGAAAGACTTCTATGAAGCGAACAAAGACCTGCAACGAGTCTGGGCCATCGGCCCCATGCCGATGATGCGGGCCATCGCCAACACGACCCGTCCCATGGGCGTCCACACCATCGTCAGCATGAACCCGCTGATGATGGACGGTACGGGCATGTGCGGCGCTTGCCGCGTCCTCGTCGGCGGCGAGACCAAGTTCGCCTGTGTCGACGGCCCCGAGTTTGACGGCCACCTGGTCGATTTCGATCTGGCCCTCAAGCGACTCACCATCTATCGCGATGAGGAGAAGCGCGCCTTAGCGGCGCTGGAACACCACCACGAAGGGGGGCGCTGCGGGTGTCATTAA
- the gltA gene encoding NADPH-dependent glutamate synthase has product MPCQDPQVRRANFDEVALGYTEEQAVKEAARCIQCKKPKCREGCPVEVLIPDFIKAVAERDFAGAAVKLKEKNALPAICGRVCPQESQCEEKCILGIKSEPVAIGRLERFVADWEMAQGASATEAAPAKGAKVAVIGAGPAGLTCAAELAKLGYAVTVFEALHTAGGVLMYGIPEFRLPKAIVDKEIANLRQLGVELQFNVVIGPSMTVEELMNEQGYAAVFLGTGAGLPNFMGIPGENLCGVFSANEFLTRTNLMKGFRFPEYGTPVKLGRKVAVLGAGNVAMDAARTAVRLGAEEVTIVYRRSDKEMPARAEEIEHAREEGVQFKLLTNPVEIIGDENGWVKAMKCLRYELGEPDASGRRKPVAIPGSEFVMDMDTVIVAIGTGPNPLATKSTAGLELNRRGNIVADEEGRTSIPGVFAGGDIVTGAATVILAMGAGKKAAQAIDAYITAKAAEAAN; this is encoded by the coding sequence ATGCCCTGCCAGGACCCCCAGGTCCGCCGCGCCAATTTTGACGAAGTCGCCCTCGGCTATACGGAGGAGCAGGCCGTCAAGGAAGCCGCCCGCTGCATCCAGTGCAAAAAGCCCAAATGCCGGGAAGGATGCCCCGTCGAGGTGCTGATTCCCGATTTCATTAAAGCCGTCGCCGAGCGCGATTTCGCCGGCGCAGCGGTGAAGCTGAAAGAGAAAAACGCGCTGCCCGCCATCTGCGGCCGCGTCTGCCCCCAGGAGAGCCAGTGCGAAGAAAAGTGCATCCTGGGCATCAAGTCGGAACCGGTCGCCATCGGGCGGCTGGAGCGCTTTGTCGCCGACTGGGAGATGGCCCAGGGCGCGAGCGCGACCGAAGCCGCCCCGGCCAAGGGCGCCAAGGTTGCTGTCATCGGCGCCGGCCCGGCCGGCCTCACCTGCGCCGCCGAGCTTGCCAAACTTGGCTACGCCGTGACCGTCTTCGAGGCCTTGCACACCGCCGGCGGCGTGCTTATGTACGGCATTCCCGAGTTTCGTCTGCCCAAGGCGATCGTCGATAAAGAGATCGCCAACCTGCGTCAACTCGGCGTGGAGTTGCAGTTTAACGTCGTCATCGGGCCGTCCATGACGGTGGAAGAACTGATGAACGAACAGGGCTATGCCGCCGTCTTCCTCGGCACCGGCGCGGGTCTGCCCAACTTCATGGGCATTCCCGGCGAAAACCTCTGCGGCGTCTTTTCGGCCAACGAGTTTTTGACGCGGACGAACCTGATGAAGGGCTTCCGCTTCCCCGAATACGGCACGCCCGTCAAACTGGGCCGCAAGGTGGCCGTCCTGGGCGCAGGCAACGTGGCCATGGACGCCGCCCGCACGGCTGTGCGCCTCGGCGCGGAAGAGGTCACCATCGTCTACCGCCGCTCCGACAAGGAGATGCCGGCCCGGGCCGAGGAGATCGAACACGCCCGCGAGGAAGGCGTTCAGTTCAAGCTCCTCACCAATCCCGTCGAGATCATCGGCGATGAGAACGGCTGGGTAAAGGCGATGAAGTGCCTCCGCTACGAACTGGGCGAACCCGACGCCTCGGGACGGCGCAAGCCGGTCGCGATCCCCGGCTCTGAGTTTGTCATGGACATGGACACGGTCATCGTCGCCATCGGCACGGGGCCGAACCCCTTGGCTACCAAGTCGACGGCCGGCCTGGAACTGAACCGTCGCGGCAACATTGTCGCCGATGAAGAAGGCCGCACTTCCATCCCCGGCGTCTTTGCCGGCGGGGACATCGTCACTGGCGCCGCCACGGTCATCCTGGCCATGGGCGCCGGCAAGAAGGCGGCCCAGGCCATCGACGCCTACATTACGGCGAAGGCGGCCGAGGCGGCGAACTAG
- the xseA gene encoding exodeoxyribonuclease VII large subunit produces the protein MDKIWSVTQLNTYIQGLLEKAPRLADVWVQGEISNYKHHTSGHMYFTLKDRDSVVKAVMFRGKNRYLSFRPENGLNVIVRGQVSVYPRDGIYQIYAEEMEPAGLGGIFLALEQAKRRLEADGLFAAEHKRPLPPLPRKVGIVTAPTGAAIRDLFSVIKRRFPAMNIAFAPAVVQGEEAVPSLIRALQLIVRVPGVDVVIIGRGGGSREDLWAFNDEALCRAIAACPVPVVSAVGHESDVSLTDLVADVRAATPSAAAELVVPLYSALHGRVDDLALQLQRATTVRLARERRALSALAGRPSLNNPMVRLRVPRQRIDQFEERLRRAVSLSRAAQLRGRLKELEVRLLSAASPQRLRQKRDRTEDLKNRLIAAVQKEQQNRRRELVMQAGLLDALSPLAVLDRGFAICLDPTGHVLRDSAGVAEGERVDIVLQRGELTCRVEERRENRRWQMGKQTQI, from the coding sequence ATGGACAAGATCTGGTCTGTCACCCAGTTGAATACCTACATCCAGGGGCTCCTTGAAAAGGCGCCCCGGCTGGCCGATGTGTGGGTGCAAGGGGAGATCTCCAACTACAAGCATCACACGTCTGGCCATATGTACTTCACCTTGAAAGACAGGGATAGCGTTGTCAAAGCCGTCATGTTTCGCGGCAAAAACCGCTACCTCTCCTTCCGTCCCGAAAACGGCCTGAACGTGATCGTGCGTGGGCAGGTGAGCGTCTATCCGCGCGACGGCATCTATCAGATCTACGCCGAAGAGATGGAGCCGGCCGGGCTGGGCGGCATCTTTCTTGCCCTGGAGCAGGCGAAAAGACGGCTCGAAGCGGACGGCCTTTTCGCCGCCGAACACAAGCGTCCCCTGCCGCCGCTGCCCCGCAAGGTGGGCATTGTGACGGCGCCGACCGGGGCGGCCATCCGAGACTTGTTTTCTGTGATTAAACGCCGATTCCCGGCCATGAACATCGCCTTCGCTCCAGCCGTCGTGCAAGGGGAAGAGGCCGTGCCGAGCCTGATCCGGGCACTGCAACTGATCGTCCGCGTGCCCGGTGTCGATGTGGTGATCATCGGTCGAGGCGGCGGTTCACGGGAGGATTTGTGGGCCTTTAACGATGAAGCCCTCTGCCGGGCCATCGCTGCCTGCCCTGTCCCGGTTGTGTCGGCGGTGGGCCACGAATCGGACGTGTCCCTCACCGATCTGGTGGCCGATGTGCGGGCCGCCACGCCGTCAGCGGCGGCGGAACTGGTCGTTCCCCTCTACAGCGCCTTGCACGGTCGTGTTGACGACCTGGCCTTGCAGTTGCAACGGGCCACGACGGTGCGCCTGGCCCGGGAACGGCGGGCGCTGTCGGCCCTGGCCGGACGGCCGTCGCTCAATAACCCGATGGTAAGGCTCCGCGTCCCGCGCCAGCGCATAGACCAGTTTGAGGAGCGGCTGCGCCGGGCCGTGTCGCTCAGCCGGGCGGCCCAACTGCGGGGACGGCTCAAGGAACTGGAGGTGCGTCTCCTTTCGGCGGCGTCGCCCCAGCGCCTGCGCCAGAAGCGGGACCGGACGGAAGACCTGAAAAACCGGCTGATCGCAGCCGTTCAAAAAGAACAGCAGAACCGGCGGCGGGAACTGGTCATGCAGGCGGGGCTGCTCGACGCCCTCAGCCCCTTGGCCGTTTTAGACCGTGGTTTTGCAATTTGCCTGGACCCGACTGGACACGTCCTTCGCGACAGTGCTGGCGTGGCGGAAGGGGAACGGGTGGATATCGTATTGCAGCGCGGCGAACTGACCTGCCGCGTGGAAGAGAGAAGGGAGAATCGGCGGTGGCAAATGGGAAAGCAAACCCAAATCTGA
- a CDS encoding Kae1-like domain-containing protein: MGTEIIRGVLGIDTSCYTTSVAFASLDGRLLAQKRQLLPVKQGERGLRQGDAFFLHGRQLPHVMEALFAELRQFGEAEAGKEGLRQVRVEAVAVSTRPRPEEGAYLPVFLAGEAVGRSVAAAQGIPFFATTHQEGHIMAGIASLEDREQADALLEKGFLSVHLSGGTTELLRVQFDAAGAVFSIEKLGATTDLHAGQLVDRVGVALGLPFPAGPRLEALAAQCDGGGCAAEGAAEGSIEAIEAITFPASVKGYNVSFSGAEAQALRLIDQWRKANEAAGGDMLGDIATKAASAAIARGIERCLASTLEKILRRAIEETGCREVLIVGGVAANGFLRRRLRERLEHRAVGGRLAFATPALSGDNAAGVAVLGAKFLSASTACR, from the coding sequence ATGGGGACTGAAATCATTCGCGGAGTTTTGGGCATCGACACGAGTTGCTATACGACCTCTGTCGCCTTTGCCAGCCTCGATGGAAGGCTGCTTGCCCAGAAACGGCAATTGTTGCCCGTGAAGCAGGGAGAAAGGGGTCTCCGCCAGGGAGACGCCTTTTTTTTGCATGGCCGGCAATTGCCGCATGTAATGGAAGCGTTGTTTGCTGAGTTGCGCCAGTTCGGGGAAGCGGAAGCCGGTAAAGAAGGTCTCCGGCAAGTCCGCGTTGAGGCCGTCGCCGTCTCCACCCGCCCGAGGCCGGAGGAAGGCGCTTATCTGCCTGTCTTTTTGGCTGGCGAGGCGGTTGGGCGGTCGGTGGCGGCGGCGCAGGGTATCCCCTTCTTCGCGACGACCCACCAGGAGGGGCACATCATGGCGGGGATCGCCTCTCTGGAAGACCGTGAACAGGCTGATGCGCTGCTGGAGAAGGGCTTTCTCTCCGTCCATCTCTCCGGCGGGACGACGGAACTGTTGCGGGTGCAGTTCGACGCGGCTGGGGCGGTTTTTTCCATAGAAAAGTTGGGCGCGACGACAGACCTGCACGCCGGGCAACTGGTTGACCGCGTCGGCGTGGCCTTAGGGTTGCCCTTCCCGGCGGGACCGCGCCTGGAGGCGCTGGCCGCCCAGTGCGACGGCGGGGGATGCGCCGCCGAAGGAGCGGCGGAAGGTTCAATCGAAGCTATCGAGGCGATTACCTTTCCCGCCTCGGTGAAAGGCTACAATGTCAGTTTTTCCGGCGCGGAGGCCCAGGCGCTGCGGCTCATCGATCAGTGGCGTAAAGCAAATGAAGCTGCCGGTGGCGATATGCTCGGCGACATCGCTACAAAAGCTGCGTCAGCGGCCATCGCCCGCGGCATCGAGCGCTGCCTGGCGTCGACGTTGGAGAAGATCCTACGCCGGGCCATCGAGGAGACGGGCTGTCGCGAGGTCCTCATCGTCGGCGGCGTGGCGGCCAACGGCTTTTTGCGGCGGCGCTTGCGGGAACGGTTGGAGCACCGCGCTGTCGGCGGCCGGCTCGCCTTTGCCACACCGGCCCTGTCAGGCGACAACGCTGCCGGCGTGGCTGTGTTAGGCGCCAAGTTTCTCTCCGCTTCCACTGCTTGCCGTTGA
- the amaP gene encoding alkaline shock response membrane anchor protein AmaP: MEGPSRPLAFLVALPPAAIAIIIVAAAFSGGGGADAGGADTVERYLTTWRQGGVRATWAVGAIFYLILAGWFLFRAWPRPMKGMTILARTPHGKVQISRLAIEGLIRGAVAGFVGIRGLRVRIHTVSDGITIALHVASDLKVGLPALGEKIQQATRHVLESSTGMEPKEIQITFDPVEEERKSRLR, from the coding sequence ATGGAAGGGCCGAGTCGTCCGCTGGCTTTTTTGGTGGCGTTGCCGCCGGCGGCGATTGCCATCATCATCGTGGCAGCCGCTTTTTCGGGCGGCGGCGGGGCAGACGCCGGCGGCGCTGATACTGTGGAAAGGTACTTGACCACCTGGCGGCAGGGGGGTGTTCGCGCGACCTGGGCTGTTGGGGCGATCTTCTATTTAATCTTGGCGGGGTGGTTTTTGTTCCGGGCCTGGCCTCGGCCGATGAAGGGCATGACGATATTGGCGCGCACGCCCCACGGGAAGGTGCAGATCTCCCGGTTGGCCATCGAGGGGCTGATCCGTGGCGCTGTGGCCGGTTTTGTCGGCATCCGGGGGTTGCGGGTACGCATCCACACTGTGTCTGACGGCATTACCATCGCGTTGCATGTGGCCTCTGATTTGAAGGTAGGGCTACCTGCCCTCGGGGAAAAGATCCAGCAGGCGACGCGCCATGTGCTCGAATCGTCGACCGGCATGGAGCCGAAGGAGATCCAGATCACCTTCGATCCCGTAGAGGAAGAGAGAAAAAGCCGTTTGCGGTAA
- a CDS encoding M23 family metallopeptidase, whose translation MKITKKLAVALSGALISLTMCTSAFAVMQYYPGDYVNCNMPGYGNDYFCKASGTPSSDAIRQTQSYYAGRIFSNAFRDTTATPYYTNMWGTYSYSQRGAHEGLDMIKGTTGEPVTHWGSPGYVTKVDATVGLVAIYCSDINETIFYRHMNSIQSGIQQGSYVSHGQQIGTEGSKGNSSGTHLHCGVEWASKTSDASGSDSDFTSQNIYYAMQYFGY comes from the coding sequence ATGAAAATTACAAAAAAGCTGGCTGTTGCTTTGAGCGGCGCCTTGATCTCCTTGACGATGTGCACGAGCGCTTTTGCTGTTATGCAGTACTATCCCGGGGATTATGTTAATTGCAATATGCCGGGGTACGGTAACGACTATTTTTGTAAAGCATCGGGCACTCCAAGTTCGGATGCCATTCGGCAGACCCAGTCGTATTATGCGGGCCGGATTTTTTCTAACGCCTTTAGAGATACCACGGCTACGCCTTACTATACGAACATGTGGGGAACCTATTCCTATTCTCAAAGAGGCGCCCATGAAGGGTTAGATATGATCAAAGGGACAACAGGGGAACCTGTTACTCATTGGGGGTCGCCTGGCTATGTGACCAAAGTGGACGCCACTGTGGGGTTGGTGGCTATTTATTGCTCTGACATTAACGAAACGATTTTTTACCGGCATATGAATTCGATTCAAAGCGGAATACAACAAGGATCCTATGTTTCCCATGGTCAACAGATAGGCACGGAAGGCTCTAAAGGCAACTCTAGCGGCACTCATTTACATTGTGGTGTCGAATGGGCAAGCAAAACGAGTGACGCCTCTGGCAGCGATAGCGACTTTACTTCGCAAAACATTTACTACGCAATGCAGTATTTTGGTTATTAA
- a CDS encoding Asp23/Gls24 family envelope stress response protein → MDTITTKQDIGHVRIAQEVVATIAGLAATEVEGVAAMSGGLGGGIAEMLGRKNLTRGVKVEVGEREAAIDMNIIVNFGSRIPEVAKRVQENVKRSIESMTGLTVVEVNVHIQGVNFPTPETKEDDRVR, encoded by the coding sequence ATGGATACCATCACAACCAAGCAGGATATCGGCCACGTCCGTATCGCCCAGGAGGTCGTTGCGACCATCGCTGGCTTGGCGGCGACTGAAGTGGAAGGCGTCGCCGCGATGAGCGGCGGTTTGGGCGGCGGCATCGCCGAGATGCTCGGTCGCAAGAACCTGACCCGAGGCGTCAAGGTCGAGGTCGGTGAACGGGAGGCGGCCATTGACATGAACATCATCGTCAATTTCGGCAGCCGCATCCCCGAGGTGGCCAAGCGCGTCCAGGAAAATGTGAAGCGCTCCATCGAGAGCATGACCGGGTTGACCGTCGTCGAGGTCAATGTGCATATTCAAGGGGTGAACTTCCCCACGCCGGAAACAAAAGAGGATGACCGGGTGAGATGA
- the nusB gene encoding transcription antitermination factor NusB has translation MSRRQGRETALQTLFMADVGRMEPADALQYASEEFGISEAAAAFARELVEGAVANRETIDGNIRRLAKEWNLERMPHVDRNLLRVAIFEMLFRKDIPLNAAINEAIELAKIYANEESAKFVNGILGQLAREIRESRGEKTPAQEGAPAAVTNPVTTTVIPETAANPETLSMAEQDARPPGVNEV, from the coding sequence TTGAGCAGGCGACAAGGGCGGGAAACTGCCTTGCAGACGTTGTTTATGGCTGATGTGGGCCGGATGGAACCGGCTGATGCCTTGCAGTACGCCAGTGAAGAATTCGGGATCAGCGAGGCGGCCGCCGCCTTTGCGCGGGAACTGGTCGAAGGGGCGGTGGCGAACCGGGAGACGATCGACGGGAACATTCGCCGCCTGGCTAAGGAGTGGAACCTGGAGCGGATGCCCCATGTGGACCGCAACCTGCTTCGCGTGGCTATCTTTGAGATGCTCTTTCGGAAGGACATCCCCTTGAACGCGGCCATCAACGAGGCCATTGAGTTGGCGAAGATCTACGCCAATGAGGAGTCGGCCAAGTTCGTCAACGGCATCCTCGGTCAACTGGCCCGGGAGATCCGCGAGTCGCGGGGTGAAAAGACTCCGGCGCAGGAAGGTGCGCCCGCCGCAGTGACGAACCCAGTGACGACCACGGTGATTCCAGAAACAGCGGCGAACCCGGAGACGCTTTCCATGGCCGAACAGGACGCTCGGCCGCCTGGTGTCAACGAGGTGTAG